Proteins encoded by one window of Passer domesticus isolate bPasDom1 chromosome 10, bPasDom1.hap1, whole genome shotgun sequence:
- the LOC135308425 gene encoding ribosomal RNA processing protein 1 homolog, translating into MLPFLLRKAVPDREEEMEVDTKIDMEEEMEIDGEDPGEEEMDVDEDDEEEMDVDVHEDEEMDVDMEESIEDMDID; encoded by the exons atgctcccctttcttctgaggaag gctgtcccagacagagaggaggagatggaggtagataccaagattgatatggaggaggagatggaaatagacggagaagaccctggagaggaagagatggatgtggatgaggatgatgaagaagaGATGGACGTGGATGTGCATGAGGacgaagagatggatgtggatatggaagagtccattgaggacatggatattgattaa